In the Solibacillus sp. FSL K6-1523 genome, one interval contains:
- the yfkAB gene encoding radical SAM/CxCxxxxC motif protein YfkAB, which produces MTTLTKITPSYDPWEAYLDIEKHGQMTLSNIEFTTTNLCNMRCAHCAVGYTLQTKDPDALPIELLIQRLDEIPHLQTLSITGGEPMMSKKSIQNYVLPLLKYAHKRGVRTQMNSNLTMDGARYLEIAPYLDVLHISHNWGTIEEFVETGFAMMDRKPTVEQRAALFQRMIDNSKMLAENGVMVSAETMLNKKTLPYLDHIHRQIVEEMKCARHEIHPMYPSDFASTLSSLSLEETREAIHQILDARDENTWMLFGTLPFYPCSSNEEDQKLLQRLREAKNVTLRNDPDGRSRLNINIFTGEVIVTDFGDTPALGNIQNDSLPAVFDKWLATDIAKSLNCHCPAVKCLGPNVLVKNMYYQDEAFISGSAK; this is translated from the coding sequence ATGACCACTTTAACTAAAATCACGCCGAGCTACGATCCGTGGGAAGCGTATTTAGATATCGAAAAACATGGGCAAATGACCCTATCGAATATTGAATTTACAACGACGAATCTTTGTAATATGCGCTGTGCACATTGCGCGGTCGGTTATACGCTCCAAACGAAAGATCCAGACGCTTTACCAATTGAGCTCCTAATACAGCGCTTAGACGAAATTCCACATTTACAAACGCTCTCTATTACTGGGGGCGAGCCAATGATGAGTAAAAAGTCGATTCAAAATTATGTATTACCATTACTAAAATATGCGCATAAGCGCGGCGTCCGAACACAGATGAACTCCAATTTAACGATGGACGGTGCACGTTATTTAGAAATTGCGCCGTATTTAGATGTACTACATATTTCGCATAACTGGGGAACGATTGAGGAATTTGTGGAGACTGGCTTTGCGATGATGGACCGAAAACCAACTGTGGAGCAAAGAGCGGCCCTGTTCCAACGCATGATTGATAATTCAAAAATGCTTGCAGAAAATGGCGTGATGGTATCCGCTGAAACGATGCTTAACAAAAAAACATTGCCTTATTTAGACCATATTCACCGCCAAATTGTGGAGGAAATGAAGTGCGCAAGACATGAAATTCACCCTATGTACCCTTCTGATTTCGCCTCTACCCTTAGTTCGTTATCTCTAGAAGAAACACGTGAAGCGATTCATCAAATACTCGATGCGCGCGATGAAAATACGTGGATGTTATTTGGGACGCTCCCATTCTATCCATGTAGTTCAAATGAAGAAGACCAAAAGCTATTACAAAGGCTACGTGAGGCAAAAAACGTCACATTACGTAATGATCCCGATGGGCGCTCGCGTTTAAATATTAATATCTTTACAGGCGAGGTCATCGTGACAGACTTTGGCGATACGCCAGCACTTGGCAATATTCAAAACGATTCTCTGCCAGCCGTATTTGATAAATGGCTTGCTACAGACATTGCGAAAAGCTTAAACTGCCACTGTCCTGCTGTAAAATGCTTAGGCCCTAATGTGTTAGTTAAAAATATGTATTATCAAGATGAAGCTTTTATTAGTGGTTCTGCTAAATAA
- a CDS encoding DUF4085 family protein, translating into MFFLTSKRQEEFDAAFTYPFEEEPDAEFEDILYEQLTRLMVVLPQKFLPGIIERTLFRNVILMEEFEEWCNVTVEEFTTKGNAIHDKRKAIVERFNPSAQTIFLQSLHDGEILNAEQHGNNFKLLLDMSGGFTVESIVQLVFHDTQTEGKLEGYYVYDELIENEGGFALRVLSSFGSPYAQWTIFFKDVTAKYLYRPAIYTEPGEVTTWDAYVMALNENDKYYIVKDMDFEEINLAHLSQTDKGIFAGGELLGDTFEEAIERIYCATYEDPYAHFSEPIPTNELLFALFDIDQNIRVRAFNTIFALGEDVAYIVNDALRKAEVNADENIYFDIIASHFNQLGCLEDDVKLKWIRE; encoded by the coding sequence ATGTTTTTCTTAACAAGTAAACGACAGGAAGAATTCGACGCAGCATTTACATACCCATTTGAAGAAGAGCCTGATGCTGAATTTGAAGATATTCTATATGAGCAGCTAACCAGGCTTATGGTTGTCTTACCACAAAAGTTTCTGCCAGGAATTATTGAACGAACTCTGTTTCGAAATGTTATTTTAATGGAAGAGTTTGAAGAATGGTGCAATGTGACAGTGGAGGAGTTCACAACAAAGGGGAATGCGATACATGACAAGCGTAAAGCCATTGTTGAACGCTTTAATCCATCTGCACAAACTATTTTTTTACAATCTTTGCATGATGGTGAAATTTTAAATGCGGAGCAACATGGAAATAATTTTAAGCTTCTATTAGATATGAGTGGTGGGTTTACAGTCGAGTCAATTGTGCAGTTAGTTTTCCATGATACACAAACAGAAGGGAAGCTTGAAGGCTATTATGTGTATGACGAACTAATTGAGAACGAGGGGGGATTTGCATTACGAGTTTTATCTAGTTTTGGTAGCCCTTATGCGCAGTGGACGATTTTCTTCAAAGATGTGACAGCAAAATACTTGTATCGTCCAGCAATTTATACTGAACCAGGAGAAGTTACTACTTGGGATGCATATGTTATGGCGTTAAACGAAAATGACAAATACTATATTGTGAAAGATATGGACTTTGAAGAAATTAATTTGGCTCATCTTTCGCAAACGGACAAGGGGATTTTTGCTGGGGGGGAATTACTAGGTGATACCTTTGAGGAGGCAATAGAGCGTATTTATTGTGCAACTTATGAAGATCCATATGCTCATTTTAGTGAGCCAATTCCGACTAATGAGTTGTTATTTGCTCTGTTTGATATAGACCAAAATATACGCGTACGTGCCTTCAACACAATTTTTGCACTAGGTGAGGATGTCGCGTATATCGTTAATGATGCGCTACGTAAAGCCGAAGTAAATGCAGATGAAAATATTTATTTTGACATTATAGCGAGCCATTTCAATCAACTCGGTTGTTTAGAAGATGATGTAAAACTGAAATGGATTAGGGAATAA
- a CDS encoding vWA domain-containing protein → MLYSHSIFDISTDQQLRFNALLKMATMLRECCLEGEQMLPGFTNLVGDCWTAFFALQPQVKDVMEQDAIQHDFIINLLKNEAYRRWHTLTKGDELLSVLTAVGVVEQMIATLQKSQVMQQQRAAEHVKELIQNQLNQLRKSQSGTTLSDEARYHQYHLQKDIEKENKRIRQAREELKNQINQFDDVSISSIITSNKSKVLHTKNAIVAVGTMDGKKVEQLLLTDQFELVEKIRAHKSLLLIAEMVGRFKKIAHKKHKMKEKQTMARQNISIGQEVSRLLPSELANFILPSSKLDFLRRYGEQQTFIFDTKGKEKNGRGPIIICMDESSSMNAIKEQSKAFCITLLMIARQQKRDFAIIPFASGVGEVQLFKRGQATSQQIMDFSERFLGGGTNYEHPLREALNILLKNEFNKADILFVTDGSSFLPTSFIDEFNEIKKQKQFECSAIVLTNLFNAVDLTLVERFSDHIMEVNELFEAEDAFVF, encoded by the coding sequence GTGCTGTATAGTCATTCGATTTTTGATATTTCAACGGATCAGCAATTGCGCTTTAATGCGTTGCTAAAAATGGCGACAATGCTGCGGGAATGCTGTTTGGAAGGAGAGCAAATGTTACCAGGCTTTACGAATTTAGTTGGGGATTGCTGGACGGCTTTTTTTGCATTACAGCCGCAAGTAAAAGACGTGATGGAACAGGATGCAATCCAACATGATTTTATCATCAATTTATTGAAAAATGAAGCGTACAGGCGTTGGCACACTTTAACGAAAGGCGACGAACTACTCAGTGTTTTAACGGCAGTCGGAGTGGTGGAGCAAATGATAGCAACCCTTCAAAAATCGCAAGTGATGCAGCAACAAAGGGCAGCCGAGCATGTAAAAGAATTAATCCAAAATCAACTCAATCAACTACGAAAAAGCCAATCTGGCACCACACTTTCAGACGAAGCGAGATACCACCAATATCACCTTCAAAAAGACATCGAAAAAGAAAATAAAAGAATTAGACAAGCCCGTGAAGAGCTAAAAAACCAAATCAACCAGTTTGATGATGTCTCTATTAGCTCGATCATTACAAGCAATAAAAGTAAAGTTCTGCACACGAAAAATGCCATTGTAGCTGTAGGGACGATGGACGGGAAAAAAGTAGAGCAGCTGCTTTTAACAGATCAATTTGAATTAGTTGAAAAAATTCGTGCGCATAAAAGCTTGCTCCTCATTGCGGAAATGGTCGGACGTTTTAAAAAAATTGCGCATAAAAAGCACAAGATGAAGGAAAAACAAACGATGGCGCGGCAAAATATTTCGATTGGTCAGGAAGTTTCGAGATTGTTGCCATCGGAGCTTGCAAACTTTATTTTACCCTCGAGTAAGCTTGATTTCTTACGGCGCTATGGGGAACAACAAACGTTTATCTTTGATACAAAAGGGAAAGAGAAGAATGGGAGAGGACCGATTATTATTTGCATGGACGAAAGCAGCTCGATGAACGCGATAAAAGAGCAAAGTAAAGCCTTTTGCATCACGCTCCTTATGATTGCACGGCAGCAAAAGAGAGATTTCGCCATTATTCCATTTGCAAGTGGTGTTGGGGAAGTACAACTCTTTAAAAGAGGACAAGCTACATCCCAACAAATTATGGATTTTAGCGAACGTTTTTTAGGTGGCGGCACTAACTATGAACACCCGTTGCGAGAAGCATTGAATATTTTATTGAAAAATGAGTTTAATAAGGCGGATATTTTATTTGTCACGGATGGCTCCAGCTTTTTACCAACGAGCTTTATCGATGAATTTAATGAAATCAAAAAGCAAAAACAATTTGAATGCTCGGCTATTGTGTTAACGAATTTATTTAATGCCGTAGATTTAACGTTAGTCGAAAGATTTTCGGATCATATAATGGAAGTAAATGAGCTATTTGAAGCGGAGGATGCGTTTGTTTTCTAA
- a CDS encoding right-handed parallel beta-helix repeat-containing protein has protein sequence MSIIKVSTSIFSKIKTVKRALEKAQGGDQIHLAGGKYKESITILEHVTICGHVTNPVFVEGVIIIPKSGHATLENMAIYPTMQILVEGELTVKNCTFNGLLSNVILSLNSGKATFVDCTFSNANDIAIALINQSHASFIHCTFDNNEKAHLLAENSTVEIKNSEFSNARHAIWAKTQSHISTENVKIHNHSGTQIIVQSESTLTDCGSTIEHGDGNGIYATEHTLVTLTETTMQHHHLPQLWIQKSKFQLDRCFIQHGQESGLMLREFAEGTISNTLFSSHSIANIQLTMESLLHMTDCQIINCQGVGVQVREKSILNFSQTTFAANVLSQLFVTEKSICSLKDSTIKDGKQVGIFVEKEASVSVVASVITKNDNSGATVIGAELVMMESELRNNKGNGILAANQANMTIENCQFQDNSMPHIAGKEQANVAISNSEFTGGKSIFMLEDCQLNVHDSTFNNALGTQIELVGRTKATIHRSIISGGTGNAIKVLKDASLEIFESQISAHQMPQIVINDSSLIFKNSELLQGERNGFIIENNAEAFIQDSFISNHKYSQIWMDTDSTVELSATQITEGHESDFYVQNHSSLHATDCIIQNERFNYNVQAINHSKIELVRTSVENSFGEKFYSENNSLISHTFDEVNE, from the coding sequence ATGTCAATAATTAAAGTATCTACTTCTATTTTTTCCAAAATAAAAACGGTAAAACGCGCATTGGAAAAAGCACAGGGAGGCGATCAAATCCATCTTGCTGGTGGAAAATATAAGGAATCTATCACAATACTTGAGCATGTTACGATATGCGGTCATGTGACAAATCCTGTATTCGTTGAAGGGGTCATCATTATTCCAAAATCGGGCCATGCAACACTCGAAAATATGGCGATTTATCCAACGATGCAAATTTTAGTAGAAGGTGAACTTACCGTCAAAAACTGTACATTTAATGGCTTATTGTCTAATGTTATCCTCTCACTCAACAGCGGAAAGGCAACGTTTGTAGACTGCACCTTCTCCAATGCAAACGACATCGCAATTGCCCTAATCAATCAAAGTCATGCATCATTTATACACTGTACATTTGACAATAATGAAAAAGCACATCTATTAGCAGAAAATTCGACCGTTGAAATTAAAAATAGTGAATTTTCAAATGCACGTCATGCGATATGGGCAAAAACGCAGTCGCATATTTCAACCGAAAATGTCAAAATTCATAACCATTCCGGCACACAAATCATTGTTCAAAGCGAGTCTACGTTAACCGATTGCGGAAGTACGATTGAGCATGGAGATGGCAATGGGATTTATGCAACTGAACATACATTGGTCACGCTTACCGAAACAACGATGCAACATCATCACTTGCCACAATTATGGATTCAAAAGAGTAAATTTCAGCTCGATCGTTGCTTCATTCAACACGGGCAGGAATCTGGATTAATGCTAAGGGAATTCGCTGAGGGAACCATTTCAAATACGCTTTTTTCCTCCCACAGCATTGCAAATATTCAGCTGACAATGGAATCGTTGCTTCACATGACAGACTGCCAAATCATAAACTGCCAAGGCGTGGGCGTACAAGTGCGGGAAAAATCAATTCTTAATTTTAGTCAAACAACCTTTGCAGCGAATGTCTTATCGCAATTATTTGTCACGGAAAAATCGATTTGCTCGTTAAAAGATTCCACGATTAAAGATGGCAAGCAAGTGGGAATCTTCGTGGAAAAAGAGGCTTCTGTATCGGTCGTCGCAAGCGTCATAACTAAAAACGACAATTCAGGAGCCACGGTCATTGGTGCAGAATTAGTGATGATGGAATCCGAATTAAGGAACAATAAAGGCAATGGGATACTCGCTGCCAATCAAGCCAACATGACGATTGAAAACTGTCAATTTCAAGACAATTCCATGCCGCATATTGCAGGTAAAGAACAGGCAAACGTAGCTATTTCGAACAGTGAGTTTACGGGTGGGAAAAGCATTTTTATGTTGGAAGATTGTCAGTTGAATGTACATGATTCCACATTCAATAATGCTTTAGGTACACAAATTGAACTTGTTGGTCGGACGAAAGCAACCATTCATCGTTCAATAATTAGCGGCGGTACGGGTAATGCCATTAAAGTGCTGAAGGATGCGTCCCTCGAAATTTTTGAAAGTCAAATTTCCGCGCATCAAATGCCACAGATCGTCATTAATGATAGCTCACTCATTTTTAAAAATAGTGAGTTGCTGCAAGGCGAGCGCAATGGATTCATTATCGAAAATAATGCGGAAGCGTTCATCCAAGATTCGTTTATTTCCAACCATAAGTACTCGCAAATTTGGATGGACACAGATTCCACCGTCGAGCTTTCTGCTACTCAAATTACAGAAGGTCATGAATCGGATTTTTATGTACAAAACCACTCTTCTCTTCATGCGACCGATTGTATCATTCAAAATGAGCGTTTTAACTACAATGTGCAAGCGATTAATCATTCCAAAATTGAACTTGTTCGAACATCCGTTGAAAATTCATTTGGAGAAAAGTTTTATAGTGAAAATAATAGCCTCATCTCCCATACGTTTGATGAAGTGAATGAATAA
- a CDS encoding DUF2785 domain-containing protein: MFTDYSTLLEALPEQRAQFVKGQDAIFDTILMNVGHMESAIRDQQNYRLFIQLLSESTIPATILHHYVDYLGAEKGLLFEITTTNPSAVIQRSYSALFLTAIVNADRQLGILTAEEVEHLTIAAIQLFEKEQDFRSYIDETTGWAHSIAHTADLLCAIIGHPHFHIRFTSHILQAIRTNLWKGYVFQDDEEERFTKIVMALMAKGIEDALFNEWTTQLFDRLEMVAYERGYDAMWFKARTNLLNMMKTFYFYLKFSKQSDKLRDTVSSFIQQWLRLS; this comes from the coding sequence TTGTTTACAGATTATTCGACATTACTAGAGGCTTTACCTGAGCAGCGGGCACAGTTCGTAAAAGGACAAGATGCAATTTTTGATACGATTTTGATGAATGTAGGTCATATGGAATCAGCTATTCGAGATCAGCAAAATTACCGCCTATTTATTCAATTACTATCTGAAAGTACTATACCGGCAACTATTTTACATCATTATGTTGATTATTTGGGTGCAGAAAAAGGTTTGCTTTTTGAAATTACTACAACGAATCCATCGGCAGTCATCCAGCGCTCATATTCTGCATTATTTTTAACGGCTATCGTTAACGCGGATCGTCAACTTGGTATTTTAACAGCTGAAGAAGTAGAACATCTTACAATTGCTGCGATCCAGCTTTTTGAGAAAGAACAAGATTTTCGCAGCTATATAGATGAAACAACGGGCTGGGCACATAGTATCGCACATACAGCCGATCTTCTTTGTGCGATTATCGGGCATCCACATTTTCATATTCGTTTTACGTCACATATTTTACAAGCGATTCGTACAAACTTGTGGAAGGGCTATGTATTTCAAGACGACGAAGAGGAGCGATTTACGAAAATTGTTATGGCACTTATGGCAAAAGGGATTGAGGATGCACTTTTTAATGAATGGACCACGCAGTTGTTTGACCGTTTAGAAATGGTTGCCTATGAGCGTGGCTATGATGCAATGTGGTTTAAAGCGCGGACAAACCTGTTAAATATGATGAAAACGTTCTACTTCTATTTGAAATTCTCGAAGCAATCGGACAAGCTACGGGATACGGTATCCAGCTTTATTCAACAATGGCTAAGACTATCGTAA
- a CDS encoding DUF4184 family protein, with the protein MPLTFAHPAAVLPFSRKSKYIHFPALVLGSMAPDFEYFLRGQPVGAIGHTFSGFLTYNLPLVVFFYFVYHFFIHRTLFDHLPVALQDHTKGRLHTNYALRVSIFMYCALLGMLTHVTWDSFTHKYGYMVQKFPTILANTFTISGFDIPLYKFLQHGSTLFGLILIVSYLYVRASSQKQKKTNIQTKQKLFFWLSLILLTLVIVFFWYIIDYISILSYGIVVVRIIDSFFISLFITSLFYKYVLKRKE; encoded by the coding sequence ATGCCATTAACATTCGCACATCCAGCTGCCGTATTACCTTTCTCTAGAAAAAGCAAATACATACATTTCCCTGCACTCGTTTTAGGTAGTATGGCACCTGATTTTGAATATTTTTTAAGAGGGCAACCAGTCGGAGCAATTGGGCATACCTTTTCGGGATTTTTGACTTACAATCTCCCTCTCGTTGTATTCTTTTATTTCGTTTATCATTTCTTTATTCATCGAACGCTCTTTGATCATTTGCCAGTAGCCTTGCAAGACCATACAAAAGGGCGTTTGCATACGAATTACGCACTAAGAGTGAGCATTTTTATGTATTGTGCTTTATTAGGAATGTTAACGCATGTAACATGGGATTCTTTTACACATAAATATGGCTATATGGTTCAGAAATTCCCTACGATTTTAGCAAATACGTTTACAATTTCCGGTTTTGATATCCCATTGTATAAATTTTTACAGCATGGGAGTACATTATTCGGATTAATTTTAATCGTGAGTTATTTGTATGTTAGGGCTTCATCACAAAAACAAAAAAAGACGAACATCCAGACGAAACAAAAACTCTTCTTTTGGCTATCTCTTATACTTTTAACACTAGTCATCGTATTTTTCTGGTATATCATCGACTATATTTCAATTTTAAGTTACGGAATCGTTGTCGTTCGGATAATCGATTCATTTTTTATTAGTTTATTTATTACATCACTATTTTATAAATATGTACTAAAAAGAAAGGAATAA
- a CDS encoding GTPase, with amino-acid sequence MTEVKTIEPLVKENPSSLQQLIERLKPLHVILSQNSYVKDTTRRLKRIIDDSESQPMLLILGKERVGKTTLINGLLGRALFTGGTDQPTSINTFIRFGEQECIKAFFLDGVIATFDISKLHLITVSDTFSAQIIREHLDYIEVYIKHDLLKSVTIVDSVALEVGPNNTAYFSQTLLQRVDEVFWVLRNGSPATDDEINLLKKMETFAITPHFIVNGIDQEGGNVAAFIESEKARYGHSIGDIVSVSALQALEARKTHNMQLLIDSRITELTQLIHHIVSDKQKKTRHVSEQLIHWLERLRKEVEMIPTREPYISAFESVERHNSEAEFEFTRQQRDRALISSYEEEYENVSVIFSNVQTLYQLLQKLASELYLRDAEVEKYEEHAALYQQFVRDYRKLHGEYSMEYTRFEKQYKKLSGKSLAFPIVDPENEEFLKDRIATLNKIQQQCIEKLEAIQRYEVFVCGNLYAVQNRLNELATKRLKSIVSQLSDLNIQRKNERIFLKSYVNKLAEFNCIVEAQGFLRDAVLPYMEGEELPLSEQEKLHVRNTIECICAVDLTHKALYNRSTIPEPDDLMAQLEFESKYKLVGLSLTESDVKSDLPEAPNELKI; translated from the coding sequence ATGACTGAAGTAAAAACTATTGAACCACTCGTAAAAGAAAATCCATCATCATTGCAACAATTGATTGAACGTCTTAAGCCATTACATGTAATTTTATCGCAAAACTCTTACGTGAAAGATACAACACGTCGGCTAAAACGAATTATTGATGATTCAGAAAGCCAACCAATGTTGCTTATATTAGGGAAAGAGCGCGTAGGAAAAACAACATTAATTAATGGTTTATTAGGTCGTGCATTATTTACTGGGGGCACAGACCAGCCTACGAGCATTAATACATTTATCCGTTTTGGTGAACAGGAGTGCATTAAAGCCTTCTTCTTAGACGGTGTTATTGCTACATTTGATATTTCGAAATTGCATTTAATTACAGTATCTGATACGTTTAGTGCCCAAATTATTCGAGAACATTTAGATTATATTGAAGTGTATATTAAACATGATTTATTGAAATCTGTAACGATTGTAGATTCCGTAGCACTTGAAGTAGGACCAAATAACACAGCTTATTTTTCTCAAACATTGTTACAACGTGTAGATGAAGTATTTTGGGTACTTCGAAATGGTTCACCCGCAACGGATGATGAAATCAATTTACTGAAGAAAATGGAAACGTTTGCGATTACACCCCATTTTATTGTCAACGGGATTGACCAAGAAGGCGGGAATGTTGCTGCCTTTATCGAATCGGAAAAAGCACGCTACGGACATTCGATCGGTGATATTGTATCTGTGTCTGCATTGCAGGCGTTAGAAGCGCGCAAGACGCATAATATGCAACTACTGATCGACTCGCGTATTACGGAACTGACGCAATTAATTCATCATATCGTAAGTGATAAGCAGAAGAAAACGCGCCATGTTTCAGAGCAACTCATTCATTGGTTGGAGCGCCTTCGAAAAGAAGTTGAAATGATTCCGACTCGAGAGCCATATATTTCAGCTTTTGAAAGTGTAGAGCGCCATAATTCTGAAGCGGAGTTTGAATTTACTCGCCAACAGCGTGATCGGGCGTTGATTTCCTCATATGAAGAAGAGTATGAGAATGTAAGTGTTATTTTTAGTAATGTACAAACGCTGTATCAGCTCCTGCAAAAATTAGCGAGCGAATTATACTTACGAGATGCAGAAGTTGAAAAGTATGAAGAACATGCGGCGTTGTATCAACAATTCGTGCGAGATTATCGGAAATTGCACGGGGAATATTCGATGGAATACACGCGCTTTGAAAAGCAATATAAAAAATTGTCTGGAAAATCTTTAGCCTTCCCAATTGTTGACCCTGAAAATGAAGAATTCCTAAAGGATCGTATTGCAACACTAAATAAAATTCAACAACAATGCATTGAAAAATTAGAAGCAATTCAAAGATATGAAGTTTTCGTTTGTGGAAATTTATATGCGGTTCAAAATCGTTTAAATGAACTTGCTACAAAGCGATTAAAATCGATTGTTTCCCAGTTAAGTGATTTAAACATTCAACGAAAAAATGAACGAATCTTCCTAAAGTCTTATGTGAATAAGCTAGCTGAATTCAATTGCATTGTGGAAGCACAAGGCTTTTTACGCGATGCGGTATTACCTTATATGGAAGGGGAGGAATTGCCTCTTTCTGAGCAGGAAAAACTACATGTTCGCAATACAATCGAGTGTATTTGTGCGGTAGATTTAACGCACAAAGCATTGTATAATCGCTCCACAATTCCAGAGCCAGATGATTTAATGGCACAGCTCGAATTTGAATCGAAATACAAACTAGTTGGCCTTAGCTTAACGGAATCGGATGTCAAGTCCGACCTACCAGAAGCGCCGAACGAATTGAAGATCTAA
- a CDS encoding AAA family ATPase — MLNKQLLVIQQHLNEKFFDREVEIEALLTALLSKQHILFIGPAGTGKSALSAMLGEIVEDSHYFQHLLTPFSTPEELFGMLSLKDLEQGIYKRNVKSMLPEAHFAFIDEIFKANSAILNSLLTLINERVYYNNGVPIASPLMTLVGSSNEYIEDGEGLEALFDRFLLRYEVNYIREDTAFVAMLKDEQPIRIPKMTLQELSNHQAYVSRIHISDTIYKTIAKIRKGLYDEGIRPSDRRFKQSLSILKAKAYMASRMEVQQEDVLILANVLWETVDQKMRTEEIIHELAFDTVETFIHRVQYEFEGILMNAQSTMMSKTPFARTALSELLMQGKTLFIEVQNMNRQIPNRPELQTLKNDMHKRLLQMTTEVIGF, encoded by the coding sequence ATGTTAAATAAACAATTACTTGTGATCCAGCAACATTTAAATGAGAAATTTTTTGACCGTGAAGTTGAAATAGAGGCGTTATTGACTGCACTTCTTTCAAAACAACATATTTTGTTTATTGGTCCTGCAGGGACGGGGAAAAGTGCGTTATCCGCGATGCTCGGTGAAATTGTAGAAGATAGCCATTATTTTCAGCATTTATTGACACCGTTTAGTACACCCGAAGAACTTTTCGGAATGTTGTCATTGAAAGATTTAGAGCAAGGCATTTATAAACGAAATGTAAAAAGTATGTTGCCAGAAGCTCATTTTGCTTTTATTGATGAAATCTTTAAGGCTAATTCAGCTATTTTAAATTCCTTATTAACGTTAATTAATGAGCGTGTTTACTATAATAACGGCGTTCCGATTGCCTCTCCATTAATGACATTAGTCGGGTCTTCGAATGAATACATTGAGGACGGGGAAGGCTTAGAGGCACTTTTTGACCGTTTTTTATTGCGTTATGAAGTAAATTATATTCGTGAAGATACAGCCTTTGTTGCGATGTTAAAAGATGAGCAACCGATACGAATTCCAAAAATGACACTTCAGGAACTTTCCAATCATCAAGCGTATGTTTCGCGTATTCATATTTCAGACACGATTTACAAAACGATTGCGAAAATACGCAAAGGTCTTTATGACGAAGGGATTCGCCCGTCAGATCGCCGCTTTAAACAATCATTATCCATTTTAAAAGCAAAAGCCTACATGGCAAGCCGAATGGAAGTCCAACAGGAAGATGTCCTCATTTTGGCGAATGTATTATGGGAGACGGTTGATCAAAAAATGAGGACAGAAGAAATTATTCATGAGCTGGCTTTTGATACAGTCGAAACGTTCATTCACCGTGTACAATATGAGTTTGAAGGAATTTTAATGAATGCGCAAAGCACGATGATGAGCAAGACGCCATTTGCACGTACCGCTTTGAGCGAGCTCCTTATGCAAGGGAAAACGCTATTTATAGAAGTGCAAAATATGAATCGCCAAATACCGAACCGTCCAGAATTACAAACATTAAAAAATGATATGCATAAACGACTACTTCAAATGACGACAGAAGTCATTGGTTTTTAA
- a CDS encoding DNA-3-methyladenine glycosylase I — protein MNRCAWVKLDEPIYVTYHDEEWGVPVYDDRHLFEMLCLEGAQAGLSWLTILKKRQGYRDAFDQFDAEKIIHYDDVKLAELKENPAIIRNRLKIKSVVTNANAFLAMQQKHGTFSNYIWSFVDGQPIINHWQSITEVPITTEISDRMSKQLKKDGFKFVGSTICYSFMQAVGMVNDHTMDCLCRK, from the coding sequence ATGAACCGATGTGCATGGGTTAAATTAGATGAACCAATTTATGTTACGTATCACGACGAGGAATGGGGTGTGCCTGTTTACGACGATCGCCACCTTTTTGAAATGCTATGCTTAGAGGGCGCACAAGCTGGACTGAGCTGGTTGACAATTTTAAAAAAACGACAAGGATACCGCGATGCATTTGATCAATTTGATGCGGAAAAAATCATTCATTATGATGATGTAAAATTAGCTGAATTAAAAGAAAATCCTGCGATTATACGCAATCGTTTAAAAATCAAAAGTGTCGTCACGAATGCCAACGCCTTTTTGGCTATGCAGCAAAAGCACGGCACCTTTTCAAACTATATATGGTCCTTTGTAGACGGACAACCGATTATTAATCATTGGCAAAGTATTACGGAAGTACCGATTACGACCGAAATAAGTGATCGTATGAGTAAGCAATTAAAAAAAGACGGCTTCAAATTTGTCGGCAGTACAATTTGCTATTCCTTTATGCAAGCAGTTGGTATGGTGAATGATCATACGATGGATTGCCTTTGTCGGAAATAA